One Lactobacillus crispatus DNA segment encodes these proteins:
- a CDS encoding YcaO-like family protein — translation MINIKNNLEYNLLRQRILGGAITGIWKKDTFFIGESSYPVMNYNYITANFTNFEKFAFPGYVPPINYHLSGYGLSYNKALSAFLGESTERYSFSVLYQNIKHNIIYSDYQNLQKKYSNCYIVPLNYINIYFSKEDKENYITKKDPIRWIALNSLFDINKKVLVPLQFYIMYTNSIFKNEKRIVNSATSTGTASQESFDKSLENAIVEFLQIDSFNLWWYGGLRGKNLNIDTEGLLKELFPNNNRLWMFLKKFTVNFIDISFDKAINVVVCEITSNSDSKLPKYVVGVQGGFCLNKCIERSFFECVTVLEYCFTQSWVEGSKFKKISTNIDDLNVNNLDDNVLFYAKNGKPKLIKKENILRVSKKVTNLKDLLLNLKSISKYAGYLNITPPEFRNQNFEICRVFIPELLPISLPSYPPYYHPRYSKIGGIINNVPHPLA, via the coding sequence ATGATAAATATCAAGAATAATTTAGAATATAATTTATTGCGTCAACGGATCTTGGGTGGCGCTATAACTGGAATCTGGAAAAAGGATACTTTCTTTATTGGCGAAAGTTCGTATCCGGTAATGAATTATAATTATATTACTGCAAACTTTACTAATTTTGAAAAATTCGCTTTTCCTGGCTATGTTCCCCCGATTAATTATCATCTTAGTGGCTACGGCTTATCTTATAATAAAGCTTTATCGGCTTTTCTAGGTGAAAGTACAGAAAGATATTCTTTTTCAGTCTTATATCAAAACATTAAGCATAATATCATTTATTCTGATTATCAAAATCTTCAGAAAAAGTATTCTAATTGTTATATAGTACCTTTAAATTATATTAATATTTATTTTTCAAAAGAAGATAAAGAAAATTATATAACTAAAAAAGATCCAATAAGATGGATAGCATTAAATTCACTATTTGATATTAATAAAAAGGTACTAGTTCCGCTTCAGTTTTATATTATGTATACCAACAGTATATTTAAAAATGAAAAAAGAATTGTAAATAGTGCTACATCAACAGGAACTGCTTCGCAAGAAAGCTTTGATAAAAGTCTGGAAAATGCCATAGTTGAGTTCTTACAAATAGATTCTTTTAATCTTTGGTGGTATGGAGGTCTAAGAGGTAAAAATTTAAATATTGATACAGAAGGCTTATTAAAGGAATTGTTCCCAAACAATAATAGACTTTGGATGTTTTTAAAAAAATTTACGGTTAATTTTATAGATATTAGTTTTGACAAAGCAATTAATGTAGTTGTTTGCGAAATTACCAGTAATAGTGATAGTAAACTACCTAAATATGTAGTAGGAGTTCAAGGAGGATTTTGTTTAAATAAGTGTATTGAACGATCCTTTTTTGAATGTGTAACTGTTTTAGAATATTGTTTTACTCAAAGTTGGGTTGAAGGTTCTAAATTTAAAAAGATTTCTACAAATATAGATGATTTAAATGTAAATAATTTAGACGATAATGTATTGTTTTATGCTAAAAATGGAAAGCCTAAATTAATCAAAAAAGAGAATATTTTAAGAGTGTCCAAAAAGGTTACTAATTTAAAAGATTTGCTTTTGAATTTAAAGAGCATCTCTAAGTATGCAGGATATTTAAATATTACGCCTCCAGAATTTAGAAATCAAAACTTTGAAATATGTAGAGTATTTATACCAGAGCTTTTACCAATTTCTTTACCGTCTTATCCGCCTTATTATCATCCAAGATACAGTAAAATAGGAGGTATTATTAATAATGTCCCCCATCCTTTGGCTTAA
- a CDS encoding helix-turn-helix domain-containing protein yields the protein MFCMSRKSKFSYEAKLKAVKQYISGEASPASIAKVLGAGRTTLRQWVYAFKDQGPEALRPHKYNGLRIWLVDQFRHVNLGWLVILFRLCCGKFLI from the coding sequence ATGTTTTGTATGTCTAGAAAAAGTAAATTTAGCTATGAAGCTAAGCTTAAAGCAGTTAAACAATACATAAGTGGCGAAGCATCACCTGCTTCAATTGCGAAAGTTTTAGGAGCTGGCAGGACTACACTGCGCCAATGGGTATATGCATTTAAGGATCAAGGGCCAGAAGCATTAAGACCGCATAAATATAATGGGTTACGTATATGGCTTGTTGATCAATTTCGGCATGTCAATTTGGGGTGGCTGGTCATCCTTTTTAGGTTATGTTGCGGGAAGTTTCTTATTTGA
- a CDS encoding CPBP family glutamic-type intramembrane protease: MSPILWLKIAFFITLFPGGIYLIIRRILSSHRKSITVYLITLVIVAIVNTIILKINFNRYIEIILILIIPFTYYFFEYVIRYKRFNILSFKANKTIIYVLVFFPIFEEVVYRFFIFKYCSVLGFSGIQAMIFATLCFEFSHIYYLGFKAINKLFFSFIQSMLFLVFQSLLLKLSNLLCK; this comes from the coding sequence ATGTCCCCCATCCTTTGGCTTAAAATAGCTTTTTTCATCACTTTGTTTCCAGGCGGAATATATTTGATAATAAGAAGAATATTGTCCAGCCATAGAAAAAGCATAACAGTATATTTAATAACCTTGGTAATTGTAGCTATTGTAAATACCATTATTTTAAAGATCAATTTTAATAGGTATATTGAAATCATCTTAATATTGATTATTCCTTTTACGTATTATTTTTTTGAGTATGTTATAAGGTATAAAAGATTCAATATCTTAAGTTTTAAGGCTAATAAAACAATTATTTATGTTTTAGTTTTTTTTCCTATATTTGAAGAAGTTGTTTACCGTTTCTTTATATTTAAATATTGTTCGGTTTTAGGCTTTTCTGGAATACAGGCTATGATATTTGCAACGTTATGCTTTGAATTTTCGCACATATATTATTTAGGCTTTAAAGCTATTAATAAATTATTTTTTTCCTTTATTCAAAGTATGTTGTTTTTGGTTTTTCAAAGTTTATTGTTGAAACTGTCAAATCTTTTGTGTAAATAG
- a CDS encoding ATP-binding cassette domain-containing protein, whose product MCLLRIKDLKVNFKDQTVLDFRGHDIEIKSGDKVALIGKNGAGKSTLLNCLLHEVKYTGCIKEKYHQSDIGVVFQENVYFKFLKVYEIFELVWNKPKKLILKSKFIKNFNLASIMNKYISDLSGGEKQRLTIALVFSQNKKIYLLDEINSGLDYDNRHELSKIINNITEEKTVIQISHYFEEVENWANKLIILDRGKMIYFGSLSKFYSINKHDSLIIINDKKSLSRLTQKPLNLYSNKYIVSSSIDERHDITNLLEQQKIDYKVVPQNLYTTYKLALVKHEDR is encoded by the coding sequence ATGTGTCTATTAAGAATAAAAGACTTAAAAGTTAATTTTAAGGATCAAACAGTACTGGATTTTAGAGGTCATGATATAGAGATAAAGTCAGGAGACAAAGTAGCTCTAATTGGAAAAAATGGGGCAGGAAAAAGTACACTATTAAATTGTCTTTTACATGAAGTAAAATACACTGGCTGTATAAAGGAGAAGTATCATCAGTCGGATATAGGAGTAGTTTTTCAAGAAAATGTATATTTTAAATTCTTGAAAGTTTATGAAATCTTTGAATTAGTGTGGAATAAACCTAAAAAGTTAATTTTAAAATCTAAATTTATTAAGAATTTTAATTTAGCAAGCATTATGAATAAATACATTTCTGACTTATCTGGTGGTGAAAAACAGAGATTAACAATAGCTTTGGTTTTTTCTCAAAATAAAAAGATTTACTTACTAGATGAAATAAATTCCGGCTTAGATTATGATAACAGGCATGAATTAAGTAAAATCATAAATAATATTACTGAAGAAAAAACAGTAATACAAATAAGTCATTATTTTGAAGAAGTTGAAAATTGGGCTAATAAATTGATAATCCTTGATAGAGGCAAGATGATATATTTTGGAAGCTTATCTAAGTTTTATTCTATAAATAAGCATGATTCATTAATTATTATAAATGATAAAAAAAGCCTATCTAGACTGACCCAGAAGCCTTTAAATCTTTATAGTAATAAATATATTGTATCTAGTAGTATTGATGAGAGACATGATATAACAAATTTATTAGAGCAACAAAAGATAGATTATAAAGTGGTGCCACAAAATTTATACACAACTTATAAATTAGCATTAGTAAAACATGAGGATAGGTAA
- a CDS encoding putative ABC transporter permease codes for MPYTISEIIVLFFTYSVIGWLWETFYCSIKDHHYDYRGFLFGPYCPVYGFAVTTILICTKDVRDNLLLLFIVGTIVATIFEFVASWLLETIFHMKLWDYSKLWGNIQGRVAPMISLFWGVGVVLLVKFIQPIIQKLINNEEKITHGWLAVGITIVMGIDLVLTVISVERFHTTTKMWDVHIDHFIERVRTKVESHMPEKGKLRVGDWHHSVMQHYDELQPQRLSWNHKRYLKSFPKLKVTDAPKFMEIKKEVLKKES; via the coding sequence ATGCCGTACACTATTTCAGAAATTATTGTTTTATTTTTTACTTATTCAGTTATCGGCTGGCTTTGGGAAACCTTTTATTGTTCGATCAAAGACCACCATTATGATTATCGGGGATTTCTGTTTGGTCCTTACTGCCCCGTGTATGGGTTCGCCGTTACTACAATTTTAATTTGTACCAAAGACGTGCGAGATAACCTGCTCCTTTTATTTATAGTAGGGACTATCGTTGCCACTATTTTCGAATTTGTGGCTAGTTGGCTATTAGAGACAATCTTTCACATGAAGCTTTGGGATTATTCAAAATTATGGGGTAACATTCAAGGTCGAGTGGCCCCAATGATTTCATTATTTTGGGGCGTTGGTGTAGTTTTATTAGTAAAATTTATTCAGCCAATCATTCAGAAGCTCATTAATAATGAAGAAAAGATAACTCATGGCTGGCTAGCTGTGGGTATTACCATTGTTATGGGTATTGACTTAGTATTAACAGTAATCAGTGTCGAGAGATTCCATACTACAACTAAGATGTGGGATGTGCATATTGACCACTTTATTGAGCGAGTTAGAACTAAAGTAGAAAGTCATATGCCTGAGAAAGGAAAATTGCGGGTTGGTGATTGGCACCACTCAGTGATGCAGCACTATGATGAATTACAACCGCAACGATTAAGCTGGAATCATAAGCGCTACTTGAAGAGCTTTCCAAAATTAAAAGTTACTGATGCTCCTAAGTTCATGGAAATTAAGAAAGAAGTCTTGAAGAAAGAAAGCTAA
- a CDS encoding SagB family peptide dehydrogenase, whose protein sequence is MNDFKSMHQYNYGNFASLMNSVEQYNEIENDETILLPKPLRIKNKLQQVLKKRKSVRNYIGLSCDLRELSTILMYSFGISGRKENFGGIVASMRYYASGGALYPISVIIYINKVDGLKKGLYLYQPMYHSLLPLNIKTQIDINKLFVGSNIDVKNSSFFVFYKYAISSTYLKYGELSLANILIEAGMMAQNFSLVTTACGFGSCPIAGYNKRFIEDICNLDHVNEHIIFTESCGRNE, encoded by the coding sequence TTGAATGATTTTAAGAGTATGCATCAATATAATTATGGAAATTTTGCATCCTTAATGAACAGTGTAGAACAGTATAACGAAATAGAAAATGATGAAACTATTTTGCTACCTAAGCCATTGAGAATAAAAAATAAGTTACAGCAGGTTCTAAAGAAAAGAAAAAGTGTTAGAAATTATATAGGCTTATCATGTGATTTACGAGAATTGTCCACAATATTGATGTATTCATTTGGAATCTCGGGAAGAAAAGAGAATTTTGGTGGAATAGTCGCAAGTATGCGATATTACGCTTCTGGAGGTGCTCTATATCCAATTTCAGTGATTATATATATAAATAAGGTGGATGGATTGAAAAAGGGGCTGTATTTATATCAGCCAATGTATCATTCCTTATTACCACTAAATATTAAAACTCAAATCGATATTAATAAATTATTTGTAGGAAGTAACATTGATGTTAAAAATAGTAGCTTTTTTGTATTTTATAAATATGCGATTAGTTCTACATATTTAAAATATGGTGAGCTATCTTTAGCTAATATTTTGATTGAAGCGGGAATGATGGCGCAAAATTTTTCCTTAGTAACTACAGCATGTGGTTTTGGGTCATGTCCAATTGCAGGATATAACAAAAGATTTATTGAAGATATTTGTAATTTAGATCATGTTAATGAGCATATAATTTTTACTGAAAGTTGTGGGAGAAATGAATAG